The genome window TTCCCTTTTCCCCTACTAAATAAAAAAGAGGTCAGTGaatcaatacaaatattcattgaaataaaaaaaatttaaaaaaatccaAGATTTTCCTCAAGCAATATCCCAGAATTTAAATTCACGCTATATCCATTCCCTAATTCTCTTAATTGTAGgcaacccagaaacaaaaaaaaatgaaaaactgaTTCTCAGTATCCAAACAGCTCAAAACccagaacccaaaaaaaaaacctttgcgGGTTTGGAGCTCTTTTCTTATAATTGTTACAGTATTGGTGTTGCGCCTCAATTCGTGGTGTTTCCGTCAGTATCAATCGAAGTTGGGACTGCTGGTTTGggtgaggaagaggaggaggatgaggaggaggatcCAAGCCTACAAACAGAATCACAAAAAGCAAACATAAACACAAAACCCATCTGCAAATctaaaacccaaaagaaaaattaaaacaccCACACTGAGAAAGCTACCAGGAAACGCCAACGTTTCTGGGTAACAAATTGAATCGGATCTAATTGCACCGTTGTCGATAATTCCTGAGAGAAAGATGGAAGGTTGGAGGGCGAGAAAATTCGCCGTTTTGGAGACACGACGCTAGAGTTGAGAATAGCAGAACTGAGAacggcgagagagagagacgcgAAAGCAGGTCCATCGATGATCGACGCGTGGGAAAAATGAAAACGGAAGGGAAAAAGGGAGAAGAAAAGTGGAGGAGCAGGCGTTGCACAGCGATGGTCGACACGTGCATCCAATGGGGAAAAACGTAATCTCACTGTGCAAAGCAGGTCACAAAGGAGGAAACCAAGGAGAAACCCAGGGGCAAAATGGTCAGCACACTGGTCATCCACAGTGCCCCGGGGGactgagttttagtatataaaGATTTCTAAGTCTTCCATGTCTTTTTCATGTTGCTTGGAGGAGCAGATTTTTTGGTACTCAATGTCTTTTAGAGTCTATTTCTAAGTCTTCCATGTCTTTTTCAGAATTGGATGGCAATTGCTTAATGGGCGAGGGCCAAATTGTTCCTTGAGAAGCAGAACTCGGCGTCGCACTTCTATCCCGCCTTATACATGGGGAACTGCATTTATTAAATGATTAGATGATGACAAATTGGGATTGGTTTGCTTGCTGATAAAttctagggttttgatttttttacgAAATTGGAGATTTGGGGATGAGGAGAGCCTGGACAAATTAGCCACCTTCTCCTTTCTTATTATGCAAATATAGATTCACGTTCCGATCGCCGTCGAACTTCTGTATCTAGTTTTAGTCACGATTGATGTTGATAGGAAAATGGGGAAGCAGAGGAAGATAGACAAATGGGAAGCACAGGAAAATGATGCCCAAGTCCCCTTCCCTCGTTGATGCAACCGTCTTCCACTCCCACACTGATCCTGCCCAAGCACCATGTTCTTGCTAGGACTCATTAGCAATGCCACACCACTGCTACCATCTGCAAGCGATGAATGAATATTGGATTGAAGTAATTTTATAGTTCGAGACAGAGTTTGTGACATGTGCATAAGATgacgggaagaagaagagacaACCAAGAAAGTTTCAGTGTTCATCAGCCCAAGACACAAGAACtcaaaaaatggaactttaacgaaaagctccggtactgttcactttaacgaaaaattacatttttacactaaaaagtcaatcatggaactatttactttaccttttattttgtccttatcgtttaaaactcaaagttttcaagtcatttttattagttttcctttaaaaaaaatcatgttaatttaatttttaaaatttaatagtaatttgatttttaaattgGTTATTGATGAAGGtgtgttttttatttgggttgtgagactGTGGAAGTCTAGTTGGAAATAGAGTGGGACCCTATGTAGGCAATTAAGAATCGGCGGAAAATGAGACAGATGTATGAATCGGGAAAAGGATTCTCGTCGGATCTTTTTTCTGGGAATTATAAGGATCTCGTGATCACgaccgtttatcgtacattgtgcagTCAATTTTCGttatgtactatttatatttaattttaaattttaaaatttaaaatgatttctgactgcaCGATGGACGGTCCCGATCACGAGATCCCTATGATCCCCAGGAAAAGGATCCAACGATGATTTGATCTTTTTCCATGAAATTGTAACTAAATATAAGGTTGTGTGTGGAATTGAAATGTTTAAacatgttgtatgagattgttaTTGCACTGgaagtaaaatgtaatttacccaaaaaatttcatacaccaaaatgaaattaaaaacaaacaattaGAGAAAtactaattatttttttaaaccacCAAAAAGGACATCACAtttatttttagattttttttagttgAGAAACCGTCACAACAAATATAAGGAAATATAAAGAGCGCATGATTACGTCATAAGCCAAACAAGAGTTATTGAAAACATATTTGTCAAGATGTATAAACTCAACGTTTGCATCTAAAACCAAAAGCTTCTGAGTTCTCACCGATTAGGTAGGTTTCTCTGGTCGGAAGAGTTATTGAAAACCTGCATATGTCAAAAAAGTAAAGATTATTTTATTAGAACTTgatggaataaaaaaaattcattaagtgTAAGATAGTATTCTCACGGTGGGCTTTGGTTtgtattataatttattttttttagtttcctCCAATATCTTAACATAAATATAATAGCAAGTGAactgaaattttttatattgtATATGACATTATTGTctaaatttttttcaataatttaattGATAAAAACTTAGACATGATGTATTTTTCATCTGACCCAACATTTGATGAGATAAAAGGTTGAAATAACATACcatattgattttcaatgtTATAGGATAGAAATGTACACAAATTCATGATTTTAGCATTGAAAATTGGAGATGGACATTTCATGGACCACTAGTCATAAAATATTCATTCAAAAAGCACTTCATGCATTAACTAATAACTACACATAAAAAAGTGGTTGAGAATGAATTTCAGGCACGTATTCTACGCGACATGTTCTGGAATCAATTCCTATCGCATGTGATTCACATGATGATGGTTAAagggaggctgaaatgcctatGTGAATCTTCTTGACTCTCAGAAAAGTGGACTGTCGTGATGAAGTCACCAACTAAttctattattaaaataaaaataataataacaactaCACTACacataaagaaaaattaaaaaacatgtGCATGCACTTGATTTTTTCTTTGTAGAACCCTAATGATAATAAAAATAttgaatattttcttttttaccaaaaccaaaagataaaaaaaaaaagattgaatgaGTGAAGAGAGTCTTCTACCTATGAAGGGACATTGAAATTACGAGGAACACACTATGTTATGGTGAAATCGCACATAACCACGATAATCAACCATGCTCTTTTGACTAACGTCACCAGTACACCATTGCGGAACCGTTTCGTGCCAATAATATAAGAATACGTGTTAATTTTTCTCTGCATGTCCTTATATTATTGGCACGTGACATAATTATCATAAAACGTGCCAATGTCATACATTATTGACACCTAACACCACCGTTGTAGTGTACCAACGTCATACGATACGATACAAGTTGAACTCTCTAGATACACAAAACTAACATCTTATTAGCACCACAACATGCGAGCACTATTTAGATACACAAAACTAACATCATTGCTTACACTCTAATACAATTACGCCTGACCTTTATACATGAAATTTGAAAGCGTGTTAACAATGACATTAATTTTGTGTGTCTAAAACAATATCCcatttgataatttattttttaataatgaagGCAGCCAAGTAAGGCTGAAGGATGCATTTTAAACAAAGACCAAGAttaggttttgttttattttattttattttattttattttatttttataccaGCGGTACTGAAGGAGGGGGAGAATCAAACTCAAGACTTTAGATGCAGATGTTCAATGCTCTAACATTAGGTTAATATGTTAATATGCCTCATTGCTTGATGTGTTCAATGAAGCTTTCCAAATTCTTTGCAGAAGACCCTCCCTTCCTCAAACTCTCTTCAGCCATTTCCTTGAGCCTCATTGAATTTCCTCTTATGCCCTCGTCAGCAATCaaattttccaattttcttctgatttcatgccttgTAACAATCCCATACTCATCCGGGTTCAAACACAATCCGACTTTGTAGCCGTCGCAGATGCAACTCCGGTTATAAAACTGATCTGCAAAATTCGGCCAACACAGGATTGGGACGCCCGTGCTGATGCCATCCATGGTTGAGTTCCACCCACAATGACTTAAGAAACAAGCAACAGATGGGTGAGCCAAAACCTTCTCCTGAGGCGCCCAAGGAACTATCTTTCCATGACTCGCCGGtattctcttttcatacccgtcTGGGAATTTGGAAGAAGAGCCGCTGGTGAGGGCTGAACGGTTAACCCATAAGAATGGCCGGCCGAGAAGTTCAAGGCCTAGAGCTAATTCATCAATTTGGTGCTGGCTGTGTTTGGCAATGCTGCcaaatgcaacataaacaactGATCTGGGAGGTTGTCTGTCCAGCCAGCTTAAGCAAGTAGAGTCCTCCGGCCAGAAGGTCCCGGCAGGTTTTCCATTTGCAAGTAATGGACCCAGTGGGAGAATGTTTGGGATTGTATCACCAACAAGGGGGTTGAGCTCATGAAACCAGTTGCACAGAATCCAGCAGCATTTTTCTAAGTTCTGTTGAATGGAAAATAAGCTCTGGAATATCATCTTCTGCGCAATCTGGTTTCCAGGATAGCTCCACACCAAATCACCATCAGTCAGCGGTGGCAGGTCCGGTGACAGTTGAATCTTATTCCCTTTCATTGTTGGAGTTCCTGTGAAGTCAATTTTCAAATAAATCACAAAATTAGTTCACTACTTTAGCTAACAGTAGAAAGGCTAAAATATATGTAGTTCAAGCTTTGAAAGACTTAATTACATACCGTTGGAGTCTATAATCCCGGCCTCAATCAGCTTCGGAATGCTGAGTGCCAAGGCTAAACCTCCAGGGGTAGATGGCCAGAACATCGCCAACTTAATCTCCCTTTTCTCAGCAAACTCTAAAGCCCAACCGAAAATTGCATCAGCTATGATACAGGCCACCTGATTACCCTCCAGGTTGGCCTTGTTTAACAAATTCTCCAGATGGCCAGGCATGACTTTGAATATACTCTCACCCACTTTGCGTTCATCACTTCGCGGATCTTCTTCTGGTAACCCATCAGGGACCGCGACAAGCCTGACCTGATCACACTGCTCGCCATCCAACTCCGGTTGGGAAGCCATCAGACGTGCATGTAAAAACTCTGTTACCACAAGTGTGACCTTTATTCCACGACTGGCAAGTAGATACGACAACTTTATGAATGGTGCAACATGTCCTTGTATAGGGTATGAAACAAGTACAACACGGGTAGCCTTTTCTTGTTCTGGTCTTTCCAGATTGGAGGAAGTTAGCTGTCTGTGTTCCATCTCCACACACTTTCTCTCTGAAATTCTTCCCAGAAAAGTAATTCACAAGTAAAAGCGAGGAcgaagaaaatatttcattccTCTATATATACAACCTTAAAGTGAAAGACTACTCCAGTAAGCATTGCAATATTTTCAGGAATATATATTAGTTTTTAAAGTAGCATTCATCCATTTTCGGCATTGGTTATGCGAAAAACCAACATCATCTTTGCATGAAAGAACATAAATAATACTTAATAGCAGTCATTCATCTTTGATGAAGATTTTCCCTTCCAGATTTTCTGCAGAAAAATATGTTGAAAGCTCAAAATTCATGGGATCAGCACGACAAGAGATGGCCATAAAATTCCATGTTGAATCAAATGCAAGATTTGGCACAAAGGGAAGAGAATTGTTTTACAGTACAAGCATGATTGGCTATAAACTATCATCCAATAAAgtgcaaaaaagaaaacaagaactaTATAACAGAAGGCCAGCCACACCTTCCACTGCTATAAGATTTGTGACAACAACGTTTTGTAACAGTTGAGGAACTTATCACTGTCACCTGATACGCAttgtaaaaaaaactaaataaacaaaatacGTCAAGAGATTGGAATCATGATTCTACATATCTTTATAATCCCAAAGTATATGCCGATATAGAATTGAAAATATGCAGACAATTCCAAACAATAGAATGGTTTGACGAATATGCATCCCTGCTACAATGTAATACATTCCCAAAACATAAACTGCCAGTTAGTTTTACATAATTCATCTGCTATTAGGAGCCCTGTCAGAAACAGTTTCACCATAGTACAGCTCTTAGCCTATATATAGCCCAGCTCATTGAGATAAACAGGAACATTAGCACGAAAAAGCAACAAAAGAGAGATTGACTGCAGATCAAGAAATAACTAAAAACTTCAATTGAATTGATATAAGAAGCACACTATTCCTTAAAATTGATGACACCAAACTTAAACGACAGTTTCCATCTATGAAAAACAAAACGATAATCAGATAAAGCGAAACTGCTTAGCATTACATCTCAATTCTCTTTCAAGAAATTTCAACTCTTTTGTGTCCCCGGTCGAGCAGGTCCGAAGTAGTTGGTTACCAATCCCATAATAGCAAACCTGGTATGTCAgacaaaacacatgaaacaGGAAAGATCTTAGAACAAAACACATGACAAACTTCACAATCGCATCACATCCATTCAAGGATAATAAAATAAACCCATAAATTATGGTGAATACAAGTAGCACTTAAGTCTTAAGCCTAACACAACACCCATTTGGGAATACTTATTTCGAAAGCACTTTCGACCATAAGCACTTTTACTGAAATCGCTTCTATTAGATGCAatgcaagtaaaaaaaaattaataaaaatccaAGTGCTTCATGAAGTAGGTGGTTTTCTAGAAAGCACTTCCAGGGTTCTTCCAACTCAAAAGCATTTAACTTTTACAGTAAAACGTTGTCAGAAGCGCTTCTGTTTATCTGAAAAGCGATTTAGCACTTCCAAACATGCTGAGAGTCATTATTTTTCAGCTAAAGCTGAAATTTACAACTTCCAAATCTCAAATGCTTTGGTAAATCGGTAATCATGCAGAAATTACAAggaaaaatttaagtaattaagtaaaaaGTAAATTGTGACCTTACATCATGGCCATGGAGATCTGTTTGAGGTCGTTCTCCAAGTTCTTCATGTTCACCAGCGAT of Malus sylvestris chromosome 6, drMalSylv7.2, whole genome shotgun sequence contains these proteins:
- the LOC126626953 gene encoding UDP-glycosyltransferase 83A1-like isoform X1, coding for MEHRQLTSSNLERPEQEKATRVVLVSYPIQGHVAPFIKLSYLLASRGIKVTLVVTEFLHARLMASQPELDGEQCDQVRLVAVPDGLPEEDPRSDERKVGESIFKVMPGHLENLLNKANLEGNQVACIIADAIFGWALEFAEKREIKLAMFWPSTPGGLALALSIPKLIEAGIIDSNGTPTMKGNKIQLSPDLPPLTDGDLVWSYPGNQIAQKMIFQSLFSIQQNLEKCCWILCNWFHELNPLVGDTIPNILPLGPLLANGKPAGTFWPEDSTCLSWLDRQPPRSVVYVAFGSIAKHSQHQIDELALGLELLGRPFLWVNRSALTSGSSSKFPDGYEKRIPASHGKIVPWAPQEKVLAHPSVACFLSHCGWNSTMDGISTGVPILCWPNFADQFYNRSCICDGYKVGLCLNPDEYGIVTRHEIRRKLENLIADEGIRGNSMRLKEMAEESLRKGGSSAKNLESFIEHIKQ